DNA sequence from the Deinococcus humi genome:
AGAGGTCACGCTCAGCAGGTGTGTCCGCCCCCCGGCCTCTGCCGCAACCACTTCCGCGCCGCTCAGCACGGTGATGGCCGGGTGGGAGGCGACCTCCCGGAGCAGATCGCCCGCCGCTCCCTTCTGGCCGGCCGCCGCGCCGCGCCAGATCTGGCCGCCCGGTCCCGGCTGGGCGTCCAGCAGCAGCACCTGCAGCCCGCCCTGGGCCGCGACGAGGGCCGCCGTCAATCCGGCCGGACCAGCGCCGACCACGACGACTTCCCATTCAGAAGTCACGGTTCACCTCCAGCAATCGCCGCACGTCCTGACCGTTGCGCACGGGCGTCAGGCAGGTGCGCACCGTCACGCCGTCCACCACGGCGCGGCATTCGGAGCAAGTTCCCATTCCGCACAGCGCCCCGCGCGGCTCGCCGCTCAGGCTGCGGCGCAGCGGCGAGAGGCCGGCGTTCTGAAGAGCGGCCAGCACCGTCGTTCCGGGCCGGGCCGTAACCCGCAGGCCGTCCAGCGTCAGCTCAGGCATGGATGGCCTCGGGCACCCGGCCAAAACGGGCGGGCGTGAAATCAT
Encoded proteins:
- a CDS encoding (2Fe-2S)-binding protein encodes the protein MPELTLDGLRVTARPGTTVLAALQNAGLSPLRRSLSGEPRGALCGMGTCSECRAVVDGVTVRTCLTPVRNGQDVRRLLEVNRDF